ACGGAAGATTCATCCTAAGATTATCAACTGGCTTGATAAAAAGGACTTAATTGCACAGGACAAGCTCGGGAATGTGGTGTTTAAGTGGAAGCAGCAGGGAGAGATTGTTGGAGCAGACCGCCAAGGAACCTCTCCAATGAAAGATGGACGAATGTTTAAAGGGATTGATAGGAACAGTCATGGATCGGCTGGATTTTCGGTTGATATAGGAAAGCCAAATTCTATTTATCTGTTTGAGAGTCCGATCGATGCGTTATCGTACTGGAGTATTAAGAAAGGGAAGTTACAAGATACTCGCTTAGTTTCCATGTCTGGACTTAAGCGACAGACCATGATTGATGAAATCAAACGGATGGGCAAGGAAGGCCATAAGGTGAATCACATAACTTTCTGTACGGATAATGATAAGGCTGGTAGGGAGTTTGCAGTAAAGTATCAAAATTTATTCAAAAATGATGTATCGTCAAATTATTTTCCAAAAGAGAAAGATTGGAATGAAGATTTAAAAAAAGAAACTAAATTATCTAAAAGAAGAAATCCTTTTCAACCCATAATTAATATGGATATTAATTCAATGAGCAAATAGTTTCTTCGTGGTAAGTACTAGAAGGATTATATTTCCTAAGTGGTATAGGAATATAAAAATAGCAATAGACCAATTAAATATGTCTAAAAAGGATATTCAAATTCGATTAGAAAGAGAAGCCGATAGTAACACTGAGAAGGATCGAAGTGATGTTAGTAGAGTTCTTGATCATGAATTAGAAGATAACGATATTGAGAATTACGATTTAGAAATTAAGGTCAACTATAATAGAATTACCAATGCGTATAGAAAAAGAAGGTGAATCACAGAGCAGGTGCTTTGGAGTATTTACGGTTAAAGTTTGTATAAACGTCTTGCTGCATGAAATTCTTTATTAAGGAGGATAACTGCTTATGATAGAATCGAAGTATATATAATTGATAATCAGTTTATGTAAATTAGAGACTTTTTAATGGGAACGTGTGAAAGCTGACAGTAGCTGTCACTAAACGAATTAAACTAGATTAAAGAAATAGACATAGGAGTGTGTATGAGTATGGGCGCAGAATTAAATTCAAAATTATTCAGTGCTGCGGATAATCTTCGCAGTAAGATGGATGCTTCGGAGTACAAGAACTATTTACTGGGGCTGATCTTCTACAAGTACCTCTCGGATAAGCTGTTATTGAAAGTGGTTGAACTGGCAGATGAATCAATGGATACATACGATACGCCGGAAAAGCAGACTGAGCTTTATGAAGAGCTCTTGTCAGATGAGGATACGAAGGAAGATTTGATTGCAACGGTCGTCGATACACTCGGTTATGATATTGAACCGCCGTATCTGTTTAGTGTGCTTGCCGAACAGGCGAAGAAGAATGTGTTTCAATTAAATGACCTGAACAAAGCGTTTATCCAGCTAACCACGAAGTATGATGCCTTCAGTGGGTTATTTGACGATGTGGATCTGCAGTCCAAGAAGTTGGGGTCAGACGATCAGCAACGAAACGTCACGGTGACAGACGTGATTAAAAAGCTGAATGATGTGGATCTCATTGGTTATGAGGGTGACGTGATTGGTGATGCGTATGAGTATTTAATCGGCCAGTTTGCATCGGAAGCCGGTAAGAAAGCCGGTGAATTCTACACCCCGCATATGGTATCCGACATGATGGCACAGATTGTGGCTATCGGTCAGGAAGATAAAAAATGGTTTAGTGTCTTTGACCCGACCATGGGATCAGGCTCACTCATGCTGAATGTGCGGAATTATCTCAATCATCCGGATAAAGTGAAGTACCACGGTCAGGAATTGAACACAACGACGTTTAACTTAGCGAAGATGAACCTGATCCTGCATGGTGTTGACCCGGAGGAAATGCGGGTGCGTAACGGGGATACGTTGAATAAGGACTGGCCAACGGATGAACCATATACCTTTGACTCTGTTGTGATGAACCCGCCATACTCTGCAAAGTGGTCCGCGGATGATACTTTCCTGGATGATTCACGTTTTAATCGTTACGGGAAGTTGGCTCCGAAATCGAAAGCGGATTTTGCTTTCGTACTTCATGGCTATTATCACTTGAAAGAAACCGGTACGATGGCGATTGTTCTTCCGCACGGGATTCTGTTCCGGGGCGCTGCGGAAGGTGTGATCCGCAAAAAGCTCCTTGAAGACGGCAGTATTTATGCAGTCATCGGGATGCCTCCAAACCTATTCTTCGGGACGTCGATTCCAACTACCGTTCTGATTCTGAAGAAGAATCGAAGCACACGTGATGTTTTGTTCATTGATGCGAGCCGGGAATTTATCAAGGGTAAGAATCAGAATAAGTTATCGAAAGAGAATATAGAGAAGATCGTTAATACGTACAATAAGCGTGAAAGTGTTGATAAGTACGCTCATCTTGCGACGTTTGAAGAGATCAAAGAGAACGATTATAACTTAAATATCCCAAGATATGTGGATACGTTTGAAGAAGAAGAACCTGTGGATATGAAAGCAGTTGGCACTGAAATGAAGGAGATTCAACAGAATAAAGAGGCACTGCAGAAGAGTTTGTTTGAAGATATTTCATCCCTTCAATACAGTGAGGAAGATGCGGAATGGATTCAAGGGGCGTTAGAGGTGTTTAAAGATGGAAAATAAGAAGACCCCGGAAATTCGTTTTAATGAGTTTAATGATAAATGGGATTTATATAGACTTGGCGATATCTCTGAAAGTATGGAGTACGGTCTAAATGCTAGTTCAAAAGTGTTTGATGGAGAAAATAAATATTTGAGGATTACTGACATTGATGAAAACTCAAATAAGTTTTCACCAATAAAATTAACTTCTCCTTCTGTAGATGTTAAAAACCTAGAACATTATCAATTGAGGTTTGGGGATATTGTATTTGCTAGAACTGGGGCAAGTACTGGCAAAACATATTGTTATGAAGAGGAAGATGGAAAAGTCTTTTATGCTGGATTTTTAATTAGAGCCAGAATAAAATCTGAATTTGATCCTAGGTTTATTTTCCAAAATACATTAACGAAACGATATCATAATTTTGTTAAAATTTCATCGCAAAGATCTGGTCAACCTGGTATAAATGCGAAAGACTATTCAAATTTCAGTATTATGGTTCCACCATATAAAGAACAACAAAAAATCGGCCAATACTTCAAACAACTCGATGATCGAATCGCCTTTCAGCAACGCCAGATCGAATTATTAAAAGAAAGCAAACAAGGCTTTTTGCAGAAGATGTTTCCGAAGGATGGCGAGCGTGTGCCGGAGGTTCGGTTTGATGGGTTTAGTGGGGAGTGGAAACTGCGTAAATTAAGTGATGTTGCAAAATATCGTAATGGAAAGGCGCATGAAAAAAATATTGATGAAAATGGACAATATGTCGTAGTTAATTCAAAATTTGTTTCATCGAATGGAAATGTAAAAAAATATACCAAAAATTTAATTGAACCTTTAACTTCGGGGGAAATAGCGTTTGTGCTCTCTGATGTTCCGAATGGAAAAGCACTTGCAAGGACATATATAATAGATTCTTGTGACAAATTCAGCCTTAATCAACGAATCGCTGGTATTAAGCCTAAAGAAGATACTGATTCATATTTCTTAAGTATTTTATTGAATAGAAATGTATATTTTTTGAAATTTGATAGCGGAGTAGGACAAACTAATTTATCAAGGCAAGAAGTTGAAAGCTTTTCAAATTATTATCCTACATACCATGAACAACAAAAAATAGGCGAATTCTTCAAAAACCTCGATGATACAATTGTTATTCACGAGAAAGAACTCAAACTTTTACGAGAAACCAAAAAAGGATTCCTGCAAAAAATGTTTGTCTAGGAGGTTATCCATGTGCAGAGTCTGTCTCATCGTTCGGAGGCTGAAATTGAGAACCATTTGATTCAAGTGTTAGGCGAAGGGTATAACCAGTGGACGTTTCGTGAGGATTTGAAATCGGAAGATGATCTCTGGCGTAACCTCCGACAAAAGATCACACAGAACAATCTGTCTGAACTCGGTGATACACCACTAACGGATAAAGAGTTTGAAGCGATTAAAACGGAACTGCTTTTCCGCACACAAACGCCGTTTGATGCGGCGAAGTGGTTAAAAGGAGAAAACGGCATCGCCCGGATCACCATAGAACGTGAGGACAGAAACCTGGGGTTCGTTTCCCTTGTCCTGTACTCCAATCAGGATATCGGCGGCGGAATCTCCAGCTATGAAGTCGTCAATCAGATTGCGAAGCAGAATGCCACAGGTGAAGGACGGGATCGACGCTTTGACGTGACGCTGCTCATCAACGGTTTACCGATTGTGCAGATTGAACTGAAAAAGGTAACGGCGAAAGACGGCGTCTATCAAGCCTTCAATCAAATTAAGAAATATGCCGAAGAAGGCATGTTCCGAAGCAATATCTTTTCAACGCTGCAATTGTTCGTTGTCTCCAATGAACAAACGACACGATACTTCGCAAACGCAACGCCGAAGAATCTGCACAGGAAGTTCATGTTCAGTTGGCGTACGAAAGATAATAAGAAGGTGGAGAACCTGTATGAGTTCTGTAAACAGGCCCTGAATATCCCGGATGCCCACCGGCTGATCGCCAACTATACCATCGTCAGTGAAGATCAGGACAACAAAACCTTGATGGTGCTGCATCCTTATCAAATTCATGCCATTGAAGCATTATTTACCGCAGCCAACAAACATCAGTCCGGCTATGTCTGGCACGCCACAGGCTCAGGGAAGACGCTCACGAGCTTTGTCTCGACAAAACTGTTGGCGAAGAAGTCAGGGATTGATCGTACGATTATGCTCGTGGACCGAAAAGACTTGGACAGTCAGACAACCAGTGAATTTACGAAGTTCGCTTCGGAATTTAATACGGGCATCTCGTCCGGGAATACGCCTGCCAACAGCTTAATTGTTGGGACCGGCAGTGCTCAGGAGTTAAGTAAAACGCTCCTTGCCGATGCCAATTCAAATGTTGTGATCATTACAACGCGTCAAAAACTGGACGCAGCGTTAAAGTATGCAAAGAAACAGGAAGAACAAAAGGGATCGAACCGGTATGAAAAACTGATGGGCCAGCATATTGTCTTCATCGTCGATGAATGCCATCGTGCATTGAGTGCCGAGAACATGGAAGAGATCAAAGACTTCTTCCCGAATTCCACATGGTTTGGGTTTACCGGTACACCGATTTTTGAAGAAAACAAGAAACAGGCGAAGGGGAAACTGGCGAGAACGACCTTTGATCAATACGGGGAAGTTCTCCACACGTATACGATCAAGAATGCCTTAGAAGACGGCTCCGTCCTTGGTTTCCAAGTGGAACATGAAACGACGATTGAACCTACCTCTTTGGATAACATGATCTTTCATAAGCTCCGAACCAATGAAAACTATGCCCATGTGCCAGATGAAGCCCTCAATACTGAGATCGATGAGATGACTGGGATTGAAAAGGAAGCCTACATCGACAAGACTTTGTATGAGCAGGACGAGCATATTGATAACGTCATCAAGAAAATTCTCCGCCCGGATAATGCGTATACGAAGTTTGATTTCAAGAACGGAAAACCGACGAAATCAGCGATTCTGACGACCAGTTCCATTGACATGGCCAAGCGTTTTTATCAGGCTATTAAAGCGATGACAAAAGAGGACAACTGGATGGAACAGATTTTCCATGATCGACCGATTCGAGAAGGCCGGACGATGGATGACCCGGATTTCCCCCGCATTGCTATCACGTACTCGTTGGACGAAAATACGGAAAATGCCATGGAACAGCAACAAGAAATGCAGGACATTATCGATGACTATAATCAGTATTACCAAACCGCCTGGTCTCTTCATGACATTGAACGCTACAACGGTGATATAAATAACAGGCTGGCAAGAAAACGGGCAGAGTTTAAACAGATCGGGCATCAGGTGGATCTGGTTATCGTTGTGGATCGCTTATTGACGGGGTTTGATGCCCCGAC
This window of the Halobacillus sp. Marseille-Q1614 genome carries:
- a CDS encoding toprim domain-containing protein — translated: MAKHVSADQVEVARNVDLIDYLERKGEPLKREGRYYRHQVHDSLVIKDQMYAWNSRDEKGAGVINFAKMFYGMNFPEAVLDLNEQGYKVKDNVQKQKPKKPYQYPFQYEMNDKTKAKGYLTNERKIHPKIINWLDKKDLIAQDKLGNVVFKWKQQGEIVGADRQGTSPMKDGRMFKGIDRNSHGSAGFSVDIGKPNSIYLFESPIDALSYWSIKKGKLQDTRLVSMSGLKRQTMIDEIKRMGKEGHKVNHITFCTDNDKAGREFAVKYQNLFKNDVSSNYFPKEKDWNEDLKKETKLSKRRNPFQPIINMDINSMSK
- a CDS encoding type I restriction-modification system subunit M — translated: MGAELNSKLFSAADNLRSKMDASEYKNYLLGLIFYKYLSDKLLLKVVELADESMDTYDTPEKQTELYEELLSDEDTKEDLIATVVDTLGYDIEPPYLFSVLAEQAKKNVFQLNDLNKAFIQLTTKYDAFSGLFDDVDLQSKKLGSDDQQRNVTVTDVIKKLNDVDLIGYEGDVIGDAYEYLIGQFASEAGKKAGEFYTPHMVSDMMAQIVAIGQEDKKWFSVFDPTMGSGSLMLNVRNYLNHPDKVKYHGQELNTTTFNLAKMNLILHGVDPEEMRVRNGDTLNKDWPTDEPYTFDSVVMNPPYSAKWSADDTFLDDSRFNRYGKLAPKSKADFAFVLHGYYHLKETGTMAIVLPHGILFRGAAEGVIRKKLLEDGSIYAVIGMPPNLFFGTSIPTTVLILKKNRSTRDVLFIDASREFIKGKNQNKLSKENIEKIVNTYNKRESVDKYAHLATFEEIKENDYNLNIPRYVDTFEEEEPVDMKAVGTEMKEIQQNKEALQKSLFEDISSLQYSEEDAEWIQGALEVFKDGK
- a CDS encoding restriction endonuclease subunit S, with the translated sequence MENKKTPEIRFNEFNDKWDLYRLGDISESMEYGLNASSKVFDGENKYLRITDIDENSNKFSPIKLTSPSVDVKNLEHYQLRFGDIVFARTGASTGKTYCYEEEDGKVFYAGFLIRARIKSEFDPRFIFQNTLTKRYHNFVKISSQRSGQPGINAKDYSNFSIMVPPYKEQQKIGQYFKQLDDRIAFQQRQIELLKESKQGFLQKMFPKDGERVPEVRFDGFSGEWKLRKLSDVAKYRNGKAHEKNIDENGQYVVVNSKFVSSNGNVKKYTKNLIEPLTSGEIAFVLSDVPNGKALARTYIIDSCDKFSLNQRIAGIKPKEDTDSYFLSILLNRNVYFLKFDSGVGQTNLSRQEVESFSNYYPTYHEQQKIGEFFKNLDDTIVIHEKELKLLRETKKGFLQKMFV
- a CDS encoding type I restriction endonuclease subunit R, producing MQSLSHRSEAEIENHLIQVLGEGYNQWTFREDLKSEDDLWRNLRQKITQNNLSELGDTPLTDKEFEAIKTELLFRTQTPFDAAKWLKGENGIARITIEREDRNLGFVSLVLYSNQDIGGGISSYEVVNQIAKQNATGEGRDRRFDVTLLINGLPIVQIELKKVTAKDGVYQAFNQIKKYAEEGMFRSNIFSTLQLFVVSNEQTTRYFANATPKNLHRKFMFSWRTKDNKKVENLYEFCKQALNIPDAHRLIANYTIVSEDQDNKTLMVLHPYQIHAIEALFTAANKHQSGYVWHATGSGKTLTSFVSTKLLAKKSGIDRTIMLVDRKDLDSQTTSEFTKFASEFNTGISSGNTPANSLIVGTGSAQELSKTLLADANSNVVIITTRQKLDAALKYAKKQEEQKGSNRYEKLMGQHIVFIVDECHRALSAENMEEIKDFFPNSTWFGFTGTPIFEENKKQAKGKLARTTFDQYGEVLHTYTIKNALEDGSVLGFQVEHETTIEPTSLDNMIFHKLRTNENYAHVPDEALNTEIDEMTGIEKEAYIDKTLYEQDEHIDNVIKKILRPDNAYTKFDFKNGKPTKSAILTTSSIDMAKRFYQAIKAMTKEDNWMEQIFHDRPIREGRTMDDPDFPRIAITYSLDENTENAMEQQQEMQDIIDDYNQYYQTAWSLHDIERYNGDINNRLARKRAEFKQIGHQVDLVIVVDRLLTGFDAPTIQTLFVDRNLEYAGLIQAFSRTNRTYPDKTKGLIVTFRKPFKMEENVAKATKLYSEVKEESGLIYPSYDSAKKRFKKAHKALSEIIEAEGDIDENSPIETRVDYVKAFQEFNNAYEALVTYDSYNNDIDTSKALQNQVQTLEEQVGTYHTVKGSLIDKNQENYDESGDEPDFSELTFFSDATTKLYDIDSSYIDQLLGTYEANNPDVREEIEKALQKLNKAETVKEVYRNILNAIDEKEVDEEEDIFAVKRRFFTEKKEQIVEGFSIQWCVSSNELHASAIQYMIGMDSLPNMKSIIESKDYNTFKAQNPEVKPFKYPQMMKREWKKILDEQIVPLDDELR